A single region of the Manihot esculenta cultivar AM560-2 chromosome 12, M.esculenta_v8, whole genome shotgun sequence genome encodes:
- the LOC110628151 gene encoding protein-tyrosine-phosphatase MKP1, with the protein MFGQQDNDRLAGGGIPRKSYLRSVSWTDRSPTQPNPRPQPNSKARSCLPPLQPLSITRRPVEEWPAAGSDDLGVWPNPQTPRGPIKPLDNSNIEQPVKEFQFKKDKLAFFDKECSRIAGHIYLGSDAVAKNREILRQNGITHVLNCVGFVCPEYFKGDLVYKTLWLQDSPSEDITSILYDVFDYFEDVREQGGRVFVHCCQGVSRSTSLVIAYLMWMEGQSFEDAFQYVKAARGVTNPNMGFACQLLQCQKRVHAVPASPNSMLRMYRMAPHSSYDPLHLVPKMLSQPGASGLDSRGAFIVHIPTAIFVWIGKNCNSVMSNQAKIAANQVIRYERAHGPIMIIKEGEEPSEFWDAIANGQIPSDGCQKVEIIKEAALSSGKNENIAAAVCSGVCEKKVEEYDLDFKLFHKALVGGVVPPLAVSNVGSETCLPARESGWGRIRQKFANGIMKEFLASSKLKHGHVSSMGASDMIVDACKESEELVSSVDDPSSSPSAFPCGSPDSFDCFLNSSPNRVINSNEAEHFVPLIDPLLPPPTPTGSLDSFSCFLDSSPKCNYKSPTLSPSTSDYSSSSFAFSPSSSNWSDLSYLSSRQPSPSGLEATDPFYAKNAPSADNFCLPYKETPSSTRKVFSDNRALRLDDTSSPGKGISTSSIAVRRGSNPPSLMLLPSVDEAAQVPKNLVRSWSFSLLDLEDDEMKDVHNEQFEHVSSREEQMLDANTSSAGDSAESEFEEGKEYNNSHHPLRDGIKKAA; encoded by the coding sequence ATGTTCGGCCAGCAAGATAATGACCGCCTTGCAGGTGGTGGCATCCCCCGGAAAAGCTATTTACGGTCCGTTTCTTGGACTGACCGATCTCCCACTCAACCTAACCCCAGACCCCAGCCCAACAGTAAGGCTCGGTCCTGTTTGCCTCCCCTCCAGCCCCTTTCAATCACCCGCCGTCCTGTTGAGGAGTGGCCCGCGGCTGGCTCTGATGACCTTGGGGTGTGGCCTAATCCCCAGACCCCAAGAGGCCCTATTAAACCCCTTGACAATTCTAATATTGAGCAGCCTGTGAAGGAATTTCAGTTTAAGAAGGATAAGCTTGCATTTTTTGATAAGGAGTGCTCGAGGATTGCTGGTCATATTTATTTAGGGAGTGATGCTGTGGCTAAGAATCGTGAAATTTTGCGCCAAAATGGGATTACCCATGTGCTGAATTGTGTTGGTTTTGTTTGTCCCGAGTATTTCAAGGGCGATCTTGTGTACAAAACACTTTGGTTGCAAGATAGCCCATCAGAGGACATCACAAGCATTCTATATGATGTGTTTGATTACTTTGAAGATGTTCGAGAACAAGGTGGAAGAGTTTTTGTCCATTGTTGCCAAGGAGTTTCAAGGTCCACTTCTTTGGTCATTGCCTACCTTATGTGGATGGAAGGCCAAAGCTTTGAAGATGCCTTTCAATATGTGAAGGCAGCTAGAGGAGTTACAAATCCAAATATGGGTTTTGCTTGTCAACTTCTGCAGTGCCAGAAGCGAGTTCATGCTGTGCCGGCTAGCCCAAATTCTATGCTTAGGATGTATAGGATGGCACCACACTCGTCTTATGATCCTCTTCATCTTGTGCCAAAAATGTTGAGCCAGCCAGGTGCAAGCGGACTTGACTCTCGGGGTGCATTCATTGTCCATATTCCTACTGCAATCTTTGTTTGGATAGGGAAGAATTGCAACTCAGTTATGTCAAACCAAGCAAAAATAGCTGCCAACCAGGTCATCCGGTATGAAAGGGCCCATGGTCCAATTATGATCATCAAAGAAGGGGAAGAACCATCAGAATTTTGGGATGCTATTGCCAATGGGCAGATCCCATCTGATGGATGCCAAAAAGTAGAGATTATAAAAGAAGCAGCTTTGTCTTCTGGGAAAAATGAGAACATTGCTGCAGCAGTTTGTAGTGGGGTTTGTGAGAAGAAGGTTGAGGAATATGATTTGGACTTTAAACTTTTCCACAAGGCACTTGTTGGTGGGGttgttcctccacttgcagtaTCCAACGTTGGATCAGAAACCTGCCTCCCTGCCAGGGAAAGTGGGTGGGGCAGAATAAGGCAGAAGTTTGCTAATGGCATAATGAAAGAATTTCTGGCGTCTTCTAAGCTGAAACATGGCCATGTTTCATCCATGGGCGCGTCAGATATGATTGTAGATGCTTGTAAAGAATCTGAAGAACTTGTTTCCTCGGTTGATGATCCATCATCATCACCTTCAGCTTTTCCATGCGGTTCTCCAGATTCCTTTGATTGTTTTCTGAACAGCAGCCCAAATAGGGTAATTAATTCTAATGAAGCAGAACACTTTGTTCCGCTTATTGATCCTTTATTGCCACCACCAACTCCCACTGGTTCGCTGGAttctttttcatgttttctaGACAGCAGCCCAAAGTGCAACTACAAGTCTCCTACTCTATCACCTTCAACCTCTGACTACTCCTCTAGTTCTTTTGCCTTTTCACCCTCATCGTCTAATTGGTCTGACTTGTCATACTTGTCTTCCCGGCAGCCTTCACCTTCTGGCTTGGAAGCCACAGATCCATTTTATGCCAAGAATGCTCCCTCAGCAGATAATTTTTGTTTACCTTACAAAGAAACTCCGTCCTCCACCAGAAAGGTGTTTTCTGATAATCGAGCTTTGAGATTAGATGATACTTCTTCGCCAGGTAAAGGGATTTCCACTTCTTCTATTGCAGTGCGCAGAGGGAGTAACCCTCCTTCCCTTATGCTGTTACCCTCAGTTGATGAGGCAGCTCAAGTCCCCAAAAACCTGGTAAGATCCTGGTCTTTTTCTCTTCTGGACTTGGAGGATGATGAGATGAAGGATGTTCACAATGAGCAATTTGAGCATGTAAGTAGTAGAGAAGAACAAATGTTGGATGCTAATACCAGCAGTGCAGGTGATAGTGCAGAAAGTGAGTTTGAAGAGGGAAAAGAATACAATAACTCTCATCATCCCTTGCGCGATGGGATCAAGAAAGCTGCATAA
- the LOC110628847 gene encoding coilin isoform X1, whose protein sequence is MESVRLRLVFGHILSKSHETEGLKRCWILLKPQLQTISDLSSYLLHVFDLQNDCPRGLILSMEGFALPPFESISILKDKDIIRVEKNGGISSELLMVGDKANSLEVLEIVETRPVAAGMNLLAKEEFEKEAGGYRSEDEEDTPEQAEDAVEVGNAREVQKVSKKRKASKELKSSKRKKTKSTSGKKGAIVEDIGNNVCEEQNGTSGTAMDDERIENIKALPVGKRLSQPQQNGNGTASATPTSSGTKKLPSRSARRKKAKRQWLKEKLKAERKEQHQRQLLEKSDQRSFEKGNLGVSEVSAEKGNQEVSEVVPARDNEKLQEDHQQLDHDSDVEDDVVPIVIRPGHIRFGPLRKVDADQAAEQNQIPLETFQWNGTTSKKKGQKWGKEKVPSYKRNDYKNVNQECSRTQIYGARPISTHIDFEKLEFYASLPKEGDVIAYRLIELSSSSWTPELSSYRAGKISRYDIETNRVWLVPVPEYPMIPVKEIGDDSSAEPSETSSYARDGSLWIEFSSLVEVRLVTLGNLNSGKSIGVSVRGQYTDTDTETGAKSNNGSEAHASDRENGEVNAWEEINQALNAKKEQLSEEDNWNKTPGSGRRPWSYKAMRGSALGPTVALLRAQNEL, encoded by the exons ATGGAGTCAGTGAGGCTCCGTTTAGTGTTTGGTCACATTTTAAGCAAATCGCACGAGACTGAGGGCCTGAAACGGTGTTGGATTCTCCTAAAACCACAACTCCAAACCATTTCTGATCTCTCCTCCTATCTCCTCCATGTCTTCGACCTCCAAAACGACTGCCCTCGCGGTCTTATACTTTCT ATGGAAGGGTTTGCTTTACCACCTTTTGAATCGATTTCTATTTTGAAAGACAAGGATATCATCCG AGTGGAAAAGAATGGTGGGATATCTTCTGAATTATTGATGGTAGGTGATAAGGCTAATTCTTTGGAGGTGTTAGAGATTGTGGAAACTCGGCCTGTAGCTGCTGGCATGAATCTTCTGGCAAAAGAGGAATTTGAGAAGGAAGCTGGAGGCTATCGAAGTGAAGATGAAGAGGACACACCAGAACAGGCGGAAGACGCAGTGGAGGTGGGAAATGCTCGAGAAGTCCAAAAGGTTTCGAAGAAGAGAAAGGCATCAAAGGAACTTAAGAGTTCAAA GAGGAAGAAAACTAAATCTACTAGTGGTAAAAAAGGAGCAATCGTGGAAGATATTGGAAATAATGTTTGTGAGGAGCAGAATGGAACTTCGGGCACTGCCATGGATGATGAAAGAATTGAGAATATTAAAGCTCTACCCGTTGGAAAGAG GCTCTCTCAGCCTCAACAAAATGGCAATGGAACTGCAAGTGCAACGCCAACTTCTAGTGGAACTAAGAAG TTGCCTAGTAGAAGTGCTCGACGTAAGAAAGCCAAGAGGCAATGGTTGAAGGAAAAACTGAAAGCTGAAAGGAAGGAG CAACATCAGAGGCAGTTACTCGAAAAAAGTGATCAACGGTCATTTGAAAAGGGTAACCTGGGAGTCTCTGAAGTGTCTGCTGAAAAAGGAAATCAAGAAGTTTCTGAAGTAGTACCTGCAAGAGATAATGAAAAACTTCAGGAAGACCATCAACAGCTAGATCACGATAGTGATGTAGAGGATGATGTTGTTCCCATAGTAATAAGGCCAGGACATATACGCTTTGGGCCGCTAAGGAAAG TGGATGCTGATCAGGCTGCAGAGCAAAATCAAATTCCTTTG GAGACCTTTCAGTGGAATGGAACAACAAGCAAGAAGAAGGGTCAAAAATGGGGTAAAGAAAAAGTTCCATCTTACAAAAGGAATGATTACAAAAATGTCAATCAAGAGTGTTCCAGGACTCAAATTTATGGAGCGAGACCTATATCCACTCATATTGACTTTGAGAAGCTTGAATTCTATGCTAGCTTACCTAAG GAAGGTGATGTGATTGCTTACCGATTGATCGAATTATCATCATCATCCTGGACCCCTGAACTTTCATCCTATCGA GCTGGGAAGATATCACGATATGACATTGAGACCAATAGGGTTTGGCTGGTACCAGTCCCAGAATATCCAATGATTCCTGTGAAGGAGATTGGTGACGATTCATCTGCTGAACCATCAGAAACATCCTCTTATGCAAGAGATGGTTCATTATGG ATAGAGTTTTCATCGCTTGTGGAAGTTCGCCTTGTCACCCTAGGCAACTTAAATTCAGGGAAATCAATTGGAGTCTCTGTCAGAGGTCAATATACTGATACTGATACTGAAACAGGCGCCAAGTCCAACAATGGCAGTGAAGCTCATGCTTCTGACCGAG AAAATGGAGAAGTAAATGCGTGGGAAGAAATTAATCAGGCTTTGAATGCAAAGAAGGAACAGCTATCAGAGGAGGATAACTGGAACAAGACCCCGGGTTCAGGCAGGAGGCCATGGTCTTATAAAGCCATGAGAGGCAGCGCACTGGGTCCAACAGTGGCTTTGTTAAGAGCGCAAAATGAACTATGA
- the LOC110628847 gene encoding coilin isoform X3: MNLLAKEEFEKEAGGYRSEDEEDTPEQAEDAVEVGNAREVQKVSKKRKASKELKSSKRKKTKSTSGKKGAIVEDIGNNVCEEQNGTSGTAMDDERIENIKALPVGKRLSQPQQNGNGTASATPTSSGTKKLPSRSARRKKAKRQWLKEKLKAERKEQHQRQLLEKSDQRSFEKGNLGVSEVSAEKGNQEVSEVVPARDNEKLQEDHQQLDHDSDVEDDVVPIVIRPGHIRFGPLRKVDADQAAEQNQIPLETFQWNGTTSKKKGQKWGKEKVPSYKRNDYKNVNQECSRTQIYGARPISTHIDFEKLEFYASLPKEGDVIAYRLIELSSSSWTPELSSYRAGKISRYDIETNRVWLVPVPEYPMIPVKEIGDDSSAEPSETSSYARDGSLWIEFSSLVEVRLVTLGNLNSGKSIGVSVRGQYTDTDTETGAKSNNGSEAHASDRENGEVNAWEEINQALNAKKEQLSEEDNWNKTPGSGRRPWSYKAMRGSALGPTVALLRAQNEL; this comes from the exons ATGAATCTTCTGGCAAAAGAGGAATTTGAGAAGGAAGCTGGAGGCTATCGAAGTGAAGATGAAGAGGACACACCAGAACAGGCGGAAGACGCAGTGGAGGTGGGAAATGCTCGAGAAGTCCAAAAGGTTTCGAAGAAGAGAAAGGCATCAAAGGAACTTAAGAGTTCAAA GAGGAAGAAAACTAAATCTACTAGTGGTAAAAAAGGAGCAATCGTGGAAGATATTGGAAATAATGTTTGTGAGGAGCAGAATGGAACTTCGGGCACTGCCATGGATGATGAAAGAATTGAGAATATTAAAGCTCTACCCGTTGGAAAGAG GCTCTCTCAGCCTCAACAAAATGGCAATGGAACTGCAAGTGCAACGCCAACTTCTAGTGGAACTAAGAAG TTGCCTAGTAGAAGTGCTCGACGTAAGAAAGCCAAGAGGCAATGGTTGAAGGAAAAACTGAAAGCTGAAAGGAAGGAG CAACATCAGAGGCAGTTACTCGAAAAAAGTGATCAACGGTCATTTGAAAAGGGTAACCTGGGAGTCTCTGAAGTGTCTGCTGAAAAAGGAAATCAAGAAGTTTCTGAAGTAGTACCTGCAAGAGATAATGAAAAACTTCAGGAAGACCATCAACAGCTAGATCACGATAGTGATGTAGAGGATGATGTTGTTCCCATAGTAATAAGGCCAGGACATATACGCTTTGGGCCGCTAAGGAAAG TGGATGCTGATCAGGCTGCAGAGCAAAATCAAATTCCTTTG GAGACCTTTCAGTGGAATGGAACAACAAGCAAGAAGAAGGGTCAAAAATGGGGTAAAGAAAAAGTTCCATCTTACAAAAGGAATGATTACAAAAATGTCAATCAAGAGTGTTCCAGGACTCAAATTTATGGAGCGAGACCTATATCCACTCATATTGACTTTGAGAAGCTTGAATTCTATGCTAGCTTACCTAAG GAAGGTGATGTGATTGCTTACCGATTGATCGAATTATCATCATCATCCTGGACCCCTGAACTTTCATCCTATCGA GCTGGGAAGATATCACGATATGACATTGAGACCAATAGGGTTTGGCTGGTACCAGTCCCAGAATATCCAATGATTCCTGTGAAGGAGATTGGTGACGATTCATCTGCTGAACCATCAGAAACATCCTCTTATGCAAGAGATGGTTCATTATGG ATAGAGTTTTCATCGCTTGTGGAAGTTCGCCTTGTCACCCTAGGCAACTTAAATTCAGGGAAATCAATTGGAGTCTCTGTCAGAGGTCAATATACTGATACTGATACTGAAACAGGCGCCAAGTCCAACAATGGCAGTGAAGCTCATGCTTCTGACCGAG AAAATGGAGAAGTAAATGCGTGGGAAGAAATTAATCAGGCTTTGAATGCAAAGAAGGAACAGCTATCAGAGGAGGATAACTGGAACAAGACCCCGGGTTCAGGCAGGAGGCCATGGTCTTATAAAGCCATGAGAGGCAGCGCACTGGGTCCAACAGTGGCTTTGTTAAGAGCGCAAAATGAACTATGA
- the LOC110628847 gene encoding coilin isoform X2, which translates to MESVRLRLVFGHILSKSHETEGLKRCWILLKPQLQTISDLSSYLLHVFDLQNDCPRGLILSMEGFALPPFESISILKDKDIIRVEKNGGISSELLMVGDKANSLEVLEIVETRPVAAGMNLLAKEEFEKEAGGYRSEDEEDTPEQAEDAVEVGNAREVQKVSKKRKASKELKSSKRKKTKSTSGKKGAIVEDIGNNVCEEQNGTSGTAMDDERIENIKALPVGKRLSQPQQNGNGTASATPTSSGTKKLPSRSARRKKAKRQWLKEKLKAERKEQHQRQLLEKSDQRSFEKGNLGVSEVSAEKGNQEVSEVVPARDNEKLQEDHQQLDHDSDVEDDVVPIVIRPGHIRFGPLRKVDADQAAEQNQIPLETFQWNGTTSKKKGQKWGKEKVPSYKRNDYKNVNQECSRTQIYGARPISTHIDFEKLEFYASLPKEGDVIAYRLIELSSSSWTPELSSYRAGKISRYDIETNRVWLVPVPEYPMIPVKEIGDDSSAEPSETSSYARDGSLWLDVQIWV; encoded by the exons ATGGAGTCAGTGAGGCTCCGTTTAGTGTTTGGTCACATTTTAAGCAAATCGCACGAGACTGAGGGCCTGAAACGGTGTTGGATTCTCCTAAAACCACAACTCCAAACCATTTCTGATCTCTCCTCCTATCTCCTCCATGTCTTCGACCTCCAAAACGACTGCCCTCGCGGTCTTATACTTTCT ATGGAAGGGTTTGCTTTACCACCTTTTGAATCGATTTCTATTTTGAAAGACAAGGATATCATCCG AGTGGAAAAGAATGGTGGGATATCTTCTGAATTATTGATGGTAGGTGATAAGGCTAATTCTTTGGAGGTGTTAGAGATTGTGGAAACTCGGCCTGTAGCTGCTGGCATGAATCTTCTGGCAAAAGAGGAATTTGAGAAGGAAGCTGGAGGCTATCGAAGTGAAGATGAAGAGGACACACCAGAACAGGCGGAAGACGCAGTGGAGGTGGGAAATGCTCGAGAAGTCCAAAAGGTTTCGAAGAAGAGAAAGGCATCAAAGGAACTTAAGAGTTCAAA GAGGAAGAAAACTAAATCTACTAGTGGTAAAAAAGGAGCAATCGTGGAAGATATTGGAAATAATGTTTGTGAGGAGCAGAATGGAACTTCGGGCACTGCCATGGATGATGAAAGAATTGAGAATATTAAAGCTCTACCCGTTGGAAAGAG GCTCTCTCAGCCTCAACAAAATGGCAATGGAACTGCAAGTGCAACGCCAACTTCTAGTGGAACTAAGAAG TTGCCTAGTAGAAGTGCTCGACGTAAGAAAGCCAAGAGGCAATGGTTGAAGGAAAAACTGAAAGCTGAAAGGAAGGAG CAACATCAGAGGCAGTTACTCGAAAAAAGTGATCAACGGTCATTTGAAAAGGGTAACCTGGGAGTCTCTGAAGTGTCTGCTGAAAAAGGAAATCAAGAAGTTTCTGAAGTAGTACCTGCAAGAGATAATGAAAAACTTCAGGAAGACCATCAACAGCTAGATCACGATAGTGATGTAGAGGATGATGTTGTTCCCATAGTAATAAGGCCAGGACATATACGCTTTGGGCCGCTAAGGAAAG TGGATGCTGATCAGGCTGCAGAGCAAAATCAAATTCCTTTG GAGACCTTTCAGTGGAATGGAACAACAAGCAAGAAGAAGGGTCAAAAATGGGGTAAAGAAAAAGTTCCATCTTACAAAAGGAATGATTACAAAAATGTCAATCAAGAGTGTTCCAGGACTCAAATTTATGGAGCGAGACCTATATCCACTCATATTGACTTTGAGAAGCTTGAATTCTATGCTAGCTTACCTAAG GAAGGTGATGTGATTGCTTACCGATTGATCGAATTATCATCATCATCCTGGACCCCTGAACTTTCATCCTATCGA GCTGGGAAGATATCACGATATGACATTGAGACCAATAGGGTTTGGCTGGTACCAGTCCCAGAATATCCAATGATTCCTGTGAAGGAGATTGGTGACGATTCATCTGCTGAACCATCAGAAACATCCTCTTATGCAAGAGATGGTTCATTATGG CTTGATGTCCAGATTTGGGTTTAA
- the LOC110628346 gene encoding protein PECTIC ARABINOGALACTAN SYNTHESIS-RELATED, with the protein MAELRHSSSLGTRASNSPMKRDEDASPLIHENVTDNDHHHHARHHLTRDRDRPFWSNLPFFGDDLRVSPYNSRISLFLLGIIVLAAVISVFSIFHQLNAPYLCKKDGIVLHCPYVKEPASLWENPYSATTSWKPCAERRSGGISDVPPENETTGYIFIHAEGGLNQQRIAICNAVAVAKIMNATLILPVLKQDQIWKDQTKFKDIFDVDHFIDYLKDDVRIVRDIPEWFTDKSELFSSIRRTVKNIPKYAPAQFYIDNVLPRIKEKKIMALKPFVDRLGYDNVPPEINRLRCRVNYHALKFLPEIEQMADLLVSRMRNRTESSNPFMALHLRFEKGMVGLSFCDFVGTREEKARMAEYRKKEWPRRYKNGSHLWQLALQKRKEGRCPLEPGEVAVILRAMGYPKETQIYVASGQVYGGQNRMAPLRNMFPNLVTKEELATKEELDGFRKHVTSLAALDFLVCLKSDVFVMTHGGNFAKLIIGARRYMGHRHKSIKPDKGLMSKSFGDPYMGWATFVEDVIVTHQTRTGLPEETFPHYDLWENPLTPCMCKA; encoded by the exons ATGGCGGAGCTCAGGCACTCGAGTTCGCTCGGGACTCGAGCTTCCAACTCTCCAATGAAACGAGATGAAGACGCATCTCCTCTAATACACGAAAATGTTACCGATAACGACCATCACCACCACGCTCGCCATCACTTAACCAGAGATCGTGACCGTCCGTTTTGGTCCAATCTACCATTCTTCGGTGACGATCTTAGGGTTTCTCCTTACAATTCTAGGATCTCGTTATTTTTGCTTGGTATTATAGTTCTCGCTGCAGTAATCTCGGTTTTCTCGATCTTCCACCAGTTG AATGCTCCCTACTTGTGTAAAAAAGATGGAATTGTACTTCATTGTCCATAT GTTAAGGAACCTGCTTCACTCTGGGAGAATCCATATTCTGCAACCACCTCTTGGAAACCTTGTGCTGAACGCCGCAGTGGTGGAATATCAG ATGTTCCACCAGAGAATGAAACAACTGGTTACATATTTATCCATGCTGAGGGTGGTTTGAATCAGCAAAGAATTGCT ATATGCAATGCAGTGGCAGTGGCCAAAATAATGAATGCCACCCTTATTTTGCCGGTGCTGAAGCAGGACCAGATTTGGAAAGACCAAAC GaaatttaaagatatttttgATGTCGACCATTTCATTGACTATTTGAAGGATGATGTGCGAATTGTTCGAGACATACCTGAGTGGTTCACTGACAAAtcagaattgttctcaagcataAG ACGAACAGTGAAAAATATTCCAAAGTATGCACCTGCCCAATTCTATATTGATAATGTTCTACCTCGAATCAAGGAGAAGAAGATTATGGCCCTAAAGCCTTTTGTTGATCGGCTTGG GTATGATAATGTTCCTCCAGAAATCAACAGGCTTAGGTGCAGGGTGAATTATCATGCTCTGAAATTTCTTCCAGAGATAGAGCAGATGGCTGATTTGCTGGTATCAAGGATGAGGAACCGTACAGAAAGTTCAAATCCTTTTAT GGCTCTTCATCTTCGATTTGAGAAAGGGATGGTGGGTCTATCATTCTGTGATTTTGTGGGAACAAGAGAGGAGAAAGCTAGAATGGCTGAATACAGAAAGAAAGAATGGCCTAGACGGTATAAG AATGGTTCCCATCTATGGCAACTGGCATTGCAAAAGCGGAAGGAAGGACGGTGCCCTCTTGAACCTGGGGAGGTCGCAGTTATTCTTCGAGCAATGGGTTATCCTAAGGAAACTCAGATTTATGTAGCTTCTGGCCAAGTTTATGGCGGACAAAATCGGATGGCTCCATTGAGGAACATGTTTCCAAATCTG GTAACAAAGGAGGAGCTAGCTACCAAGGAAGAGCTGGATGGTTTCAGGAAGCATGTAACGAGCttggcagccctggacttcttGGTTTGCCTCAAGTCTGATGTTTTTGTAATGACGCATGGAGGCAACTTTGCTAAATTGATAATCGGGGCACGTAGGTACATGGGTCACCGTCACAAATCCATAAAACCAGACAAGGGGCTAATGTCTAAATCTTTTGGAGACCCTTACATGGGATGGGCCACTTTTGTAGAAGATGTGATTGTTACCCACCAAACACGAACTGGGTTACCTGAAGAGACATTCCCTCACTATGACCTTTGGGAAAACCCTCTGACTCCTTGCATGTGTAAAGCTTGA
- the LOC110628347 gene encoding sufE-like protein 2, chloroplastic yields MTTFKIPTFLPFSKLSVHNNPNPERRRIFYLCLSLNHTINSLTLNFNCKRHSASVSCSAAIHAPVATTARAEVTDDRIQRLVSEFESLKEPIDRVKRLLDYAARLPPFDESARLPGNRVMGCTTQVWLEARMDEHGRMRFRADSDSEITKGFISCLIWLLDGAEPGEVVAVKSEDLGALNVGLHGKAQSRVNTWHNVLISMQNRTKALDAKRKELHLEQSLVVESFAQAQLGINCA; encoded by the exons ATGacaaccttcaaaataccaacTTTCTTGCCCTTCTCAAAACTCTCTGTACACAATAACCCCAATCCTGAACGTAGAAGGATATTTTATTTGTGTCTATCTTTGAATCACACTATCAACTCGTTAACCTtgaattttaattgtaaaaggCATAGCGCTTCGGTTTCTTGTTCTGCGGCTATCCATGCTCCTGTGGCGACCACCGCTAGAGCCGAGGTCACTGACGATAGGATTCAAAGGCTCGTTTCTGAATTCGAGTCTCTTAAAGAGCCGATTGACCGGGTGAAGCGGCTTTTAGATTACGCCGCCCGTCTCCCTCCATTTGATGAGTCGGCTCGCTTGCCGGGAAACCGAGTCATGGGTTGCACGACTCAGGTGTGGCTAGAAGCGAGAATGGATGAACATGGAAGAATGAGATTCAGAGCCGATAGCGACTCGGAGATAACCAAGGGTTTCATTTCCTGCTTGATTTGGTTGCTTGATGGCGCGGAACCCGGTGAGGTGGTGGCGGTGAAGTCGGAGGATTTGGGGGCACTGAATGTGGGCTTGCATGGTAAGGCCCAATCGAGAGTGAATACTTGGCATAATGTATTGATCAGTATGCAGAACAGGACTAAGGCTTTGGATGCGAAGCGAAAGGAGTTGCATTTGGAGCAGTCACTTGTGGTTGAAAGTTTTGCTCAAGCTCAG TTGGGTATCAACTGTGCATAA